The following coding sequences lie in one Calidithermus timidus DSM 17022 genomic window:
- a CDS encoding GntR family transcriptional regulator, translated as MALTERATETQSAYLLVRRAILAGELLPGQRLVEKELSERFGVGRAAIRTALARLEQEGLVESEPFRGARVRTIGEAEAVEILEARAALEALAAHHAACKATPAQVEALWAIHRQMEERHRAGDLLGMSELNSQLHRSLVEISGHQTAARLIEGLRAQGVRHQFHTILVPGRPQQSLEEHRRIIAAVAAHRPEEAEAAMKAHLEGVIAALKRIGRSTL; from the coding sequence ATGGCCCTGACGGAGCGGGCCACCGAGACCCAAAGCGCCTACCTGCTGGTGCGCCGGGCCATTCTGGCCGGGGAGCTTCTGCCGGGGCAGCGCCTGGTGGAGAAGGAGCTCTCCGAGCGCTTCGGGGTGGGGCGGGCGGCCATCCGCACCGCCTTGGCCCGCCTCGAGCAGGAGGGCTTGGTGGAGAGCGAGCCCTTCCGGGGGGCGCGGGTGCGCACCATCGGCGAGGCCGAGGCGGTGGAGATTTTGGAGGCCCGCGCCGCGCTGGAGGCCCTGGCCGCCCACCACGCGGCCTGCAAGGCCACCCCCGCGCAGGTCGAGGCCCTGTGGGCCATCCACCGCCAGATGGAGGAGCGCCACCGCGCGGGCGACCTCTTGGGCATGTCCGAGCTCAACAGCCAACTGCACCGCAGCCTGGTGGAGATCTCCGGCCACCAGACCGCCGCCCGGCTCATCGAGGGGCTGCGGGCCCAGGGGGTGCGGCACCAGTTCCACACCATCCTGGTGCCGGGCCGCCCGCAGCAGTCCCTGGAGGAGCACCGCCGGATTATAGCCGCGGTGGCCGCCCACCGGCCCGAGGAAGCCGAAGCCGCCATGAAAGCCCATCTGGAGGGCGTCATCGCGGCCCTCAAACGCATCGGAAGGAGCACCCTATGA
- a CDS encoding catechol 2,3-dioxygenase: MSEEVAPGAWPYCDLAHLAHLELLTPKLEESLRFFTEVMGLIVSESTPSSVYLRGWDDYEHHTLKLSAAPKPGLGHFAFRVRSPEALQRRVRVLEQSGLGQGWVEDERGHGPAYRFTTPDGHLMELYYETTWYTPTEATRPALKNQASRFPGQGANLRRLDHLNLLASDVRAMRVFMEGYLGMKVTEQIVFSGGDEQGVWLTSNNKTYDVAITKDHLGAKGRFHHCTYAVDSREEVLRAADICLEHGVRIETGPHKHAIQQTFFLYVYEPGGNRFEVACPGARLLLAPDWRPIVWNEEERKKGQAWGLQTVPTFHTYGTPPVETQEA, from the coding sequence ATGTCCGAGGAAGTTGCCCCAGGGGCCTGGCCCTACTGCGACCTGGCCCACCTGGCCCATCTGGAGCTCCTGACGCCTAAGCTAGAGGAAAGCCTTCGCTTCTTCACCGAGGTCATGGGCCTCATCGTGAGCGAGTCCACCCCCAGCTCGGTCTACCTGCGCGGCTGGGACGACTACGAGCACCACACCCTCAAGCTCAGCGCCGCCCCCAAGCCGGGCTTGGGGCACTTCGCCTTCCGGGTGCGCAGCCCCGAGGCCCTCCAACGGCGGGTTCGGGTTCTGGAGCAGAGCGGGCTGGGCCAGGGTTGGGTGGAGGATGAGCGCGGCCACGGCCCGGCCTACCGCTTCACCACCCCGGACGGGCACCTAATGGAGCTCTACTACGAGACCACCTGGTACACCCCCACCGAGGCCACCCGGCCCGCCCTCAAGAACCAGGCCTCCCGCTTTCCCGGCCAGGGGGCCAACCTGCGCCGGCTCGACCACCTCAACCTGCTGGCCTCGGACGTGCGGGCCATGCGGGTCTTCATGGAGGGCTACCTGGGGATGAAGGTCACCGAGCAGATCGTCTTCAGCGGGGGGGACGAGCAGGGGGTCTGGCTCACCAGCAACAACAAGACCTACGACGTGGCCATCACCAAAGACCACCTGGGGGCCAAAGGCCGCTTCCACCACTGCACCTACGCGGTGGACAGCCGCGAGGAGGTCCTGCGGGCGGCGGACATTTGCTTGGAGCACGGGGTCAGAATCGAGACCGGGCCGCACAAGCACGCCATCCAGCAGACCTTCTTCCTCTACGTCTACGAGCCCGGGGGCAACCGCTTCGAGGTGGCCTGCCCGGGGGCCCGGCTCCTGCTGGCCCCAGACTGGCGGCCCATCGTCTGGAACGAGGAGGAGCGCAAGAAGGGCCAGGCCTGGGGGCTGCAGACGGTGCCCACCTTCCACACCTACGGCACCCCCCCGGTAGAGACCCAGGAGGCCTGA
- a CDS encoding DUF6282 family protein has protein sequence MTPSERAVELVRGAYDLHVHIEPDVIPRRTHDLELAQRFRERGLAGFVLKSHYVPTAERAALARRVVPEVEVLGSLTLNHGVGGLNPVAVEIAAREGARVVWLPTVDAANEAREADALPPEKKPLWARLQAEFREAGLPLCPIAALDANGRVVPALRQVLGVVARHGLVLATGHLGRAEILKVVEAALEEGVRQVVVTHPDYPTQALSIPEQRWLAQQGAYLERCLVPSWSGKVPWERVFEAIRATGPEQNVLSTDLGQPKNPPVEDGLALFADKLLEAGFAEEEVRHMAVTNTVKLAKGGRA, from the coding sequence ATGACCCCCAGCGAACGTGCCGTCGAACTGGTGCGGGGCGCTTACGACCTGCACGTGCACATCGAACCCGACGTGATTCCCCGCCGCACCCACGACCTCGAGCTGGCCCAGCGCTTTCGCGAGCGGGGCCTGGCCGGCTTCGTGCTCAAGTCCCACTACGTCCCCACCGCCGAGCGGGCTGCCCTGGCCCGGCGGGTGGTGCCGGAGGTGGAGGTGCTGGGCAGCCTGACCCTGAACCACGGGGTAGGCGGGCTCAACCCGGTGGCGGTGGAGATCGCCGCCCGCGAGGGGGCCCGCGTCGTCTGGCTGCCCACCGTGGACGCGGCCAACGAGGCCCGCGAGGCCGACGCCCTGCCCCCGGAGAAAAAGCCCCTGTGGGCCAGGCTACAGGCGGAGTTCCGCGAGGCCGGGCTGCCCCTTTGCCCCATCGCGGCCCTCGACGCCAACGGGCGGGTGGTGCCGGCTTTGCGCCAGGTGCTGGGGGTGGTGGCCCGGCACGGCCTGGTGCTGGCTACCGGGCACCTAGGCCGCGCGGAGATCCTGAAGGTGGTGGAGGCCGCCCTGGAGGAGGGGGTGCGCCAGGTTGTGGTCACCCACCCCGACTACCCCACCCAGGCCCTCTCCATCCCCGAGCAGCGCTGGCTGGCCCAGCAGGGGGCCTACCTCGAGCGCTGCTTGGTGCCTTCCTGGAGCGGCAAGGTGCCCTGGGAGCGGGTGTTCGAGGCCATCCGGGCCACCGGCCCCGAGCAGAACGTGCTCTCCACCGACCTGGGCCAGCCCAAGAACCCTCCCGTAGAGGACGGGTTGGCCCTCTTTGCCGACAAGCTCTTGGAAGCGGGTTTTGCGGAGGAGGAGGTGCGCCATATGGCCGTGACCAACACCGTGAAGCTGGCTAAAGGAGGGCGGGCGTGA